The Bacteroidales bacterium genome has a window encoding:
- a CDS encoding aldo/keto reductase, whose amino-acid sequence MKTKNNISRREFLKRTAYAAAAVGLVPQVAWSKDHSVHYDPKGLPTRTFGKTGVKIPMITYGTGSRFMKEDTDKGLELLEYALSKGLYYWDTAASYKNVSEYSEERLGRLLKTHRKKVFLATKVQERDAEGAKRTIERSFEKLQTDYIDLYQIHSISGMEDARNLDGVYQVLKDYQRQGAIRFIGFTGHTSAKAMKYVAENYDLDTMLIALNHMQENQNFEERAMPAAAAKNLGVLGMKVIRPRESINRLRPTDLIKYALSLDHVTAANIAMDSKEVIDTNIEIIRNFQKLSESRMNELQAQLRPFFNHENVEWMKPGYVDGLMA is encoded by the coding sequence ATGAAAACTAAAAATAACATCAGCCGTCGCGAATTCTTAAAAAGGACAGCCTATGCTGCCGCTGCCGTTGGCTTAGTACCTCAAGTGGCCTGGAGCAAAGATCATTCAGTTCATTATGACCCCAAAGGATTGCCCACCCGGACCTTTGGCAAAACCGGCGTAAAGATACCCATGATCACCTATGGTACCGGTTCAAGATTTATGAAAGAAGACACGGATAAGGGCCTGGAACTGCTCGAATATGCCCTAAGCAAAGGATTGTATTACTGGGATACCGCAGCCAGCTACAAAAATGTGAGTGAATACAGTGAAGAAAGACTGGGTCGGCTGCTGAAAACCCACAGAAAAAAAGTATTTCTGGCAACAAAAGTCCAGGAAAGGGATGCTGAGGGGGCTAAACGGACCATTGAAAGAAGCTTTGAAAAGCTGCAGACCGATTACATCGATCTTTACCAAATCCATTCTATCAGCGGGATGGAAGATGCCAGAAATCTGGATGGTGTATACCAGGTTTTAAAAGATTATCAACGGCAGGGAGCCATTCGTTTTATTGGATTCACGGGACATACATCCGCAAAAGCAATGAAGTATGTGGCAGAAAACTATGATCTGGATACCATGCTCATAGCACTAAATCACATGCAGGAAAACCAGAACTTTGAGGAAAGGGCCATGCCTGCAGCAGCCGCCAAAAACTTGGGTGTACTGGGCATGAAAGTAATACGGCCCAGAGAAAGTATTAACCGACTGAGACCAACCGATCTGATAAAATATGCCCTGTCACTGGATCATGTTACCGCTGCCAACATCGCCATGGACAGCAAAGAGGTGATTGACACCAACATTGAGATCATCAGGAATTTTCAAAAGCTGTCCGAATCCAGGATGAATGAGCTGCAGGCCCAATTAAGACCCTTTTTCAACCATGAAAATGTGGAATGGATGAAACCGGGCTATGTAGATGGACTTATGGCATAA